One window of Sphingobacteriales bacterium genomic DNA carries:
- a CDS encoding SprB repeat-containing protein, which translates to MAGTYSVTVTDEGECTATISVTVDEPEVLSMTGTVTNVTITNGNDGTIDVSVTGGTTPYSYLWSDGATTQDRTGLTAGTYSVTVTDANDCADEASFTLTEPPCGIVLNISAEDALCNGDANGSINLTITGTQGAVSILWNDGATSEDRTGLSAGTYSVTVTDEGECTATISVTVDEPEVLSMTGTVTNVTITNGNDGTINVSVTGGTTPYSYLWSDGATTQDRTGLPAGTYSVTVTDANDCADEASFTLTEPPCGIVLNISAEDALCNGDANGSIDLTITGTQGSVSILWNDSATTEDRTGLVAGTYSVTVTDEGECTATISVTVDEPEVLNMTGTVTNVTITNGSDGTIDVSVTGGTTPYSYLWSDGATTQDRTGLTAGTYSVTVTDANDCADEASFTLTEPPCGIVLNISAEDALCNGDANGSIDLTITGTQGAVSILWNDGATTEDRTGLTAGTYSVTVTDEGECTATISVTVDEPEVLSMTGTVTNVTITNGSNGTINVTVTGGTLPYSYIWSDGAVSQDRIGLPAGTYSVTVTDANGCTDEASFTLTEPGCELLDAGIVVVCNDNGTTYTQTDDYFNVLIHPTGNGLSNTYSVSGDITANNISYGVPYQVSLNYLITGGNLIITITDDISNSCQLLDVPVIAPGPCSNCPVQICVPVSVTKN; encoded by the coding sequence GTGGCAGGCACGTACAGTGTAACTGTCACCGATGAAGGAGAATGTACCGCCACAATCAGTGTAACGGTGGACGAACCTGAAGTGTTGAGCATGACAGGAACGGTGACGAATGTAACGATCACCAACGGCAACGACGGCACGATAGACGTAAGTGTCACCGGCGGCACGACCCCGTACAGTTATCTCTGGAGCGATGGAGCAACCACGCAAGACCGGACAGGACTGACTGCGGGCACCTATTCAGTAACGGTAACGGATGCAAACGACTGTGCAGACGAAGCGAGCTTCACCCTGACAGAGCCTCCCTGCGGCATTGTGCTGAACATCAGTGCGGAAGATGCACTGTGCAACGGAGATGCGAACGGCAGCATTAATTTGACAATAACAGGCACCCAGGGAGCAGTGAGTATCCTGTGGAATGACGGTGCGACGTCCGAAGACAGAACCGGGTTATCAGCAGGCACATACAGTGTAACTGTCACGGATGAAGGAGAATGTACCGCCACGATCAGCGTAACGGTGGACGAACCGGAAGTGTTGAGCATGACAGGAACGGTGACGAATGTAACGATCACGAACGGCAACGACGGCACGATCAACGTAAGTGTCACCGGTGGCACCACCCCGTACAGTTATCTCTGGAGCGATGGAGCAACCACACAAGACCGGACAGGCTTACCGGCGGGCACGTACTCAGTAACGGTAACGGATGCCAACGACTGTGCAGACGAAGCGAGCTTCACCCTGACAGAGCCTCCGTGTGGCATCGTGCTGAACATCAGTGCGGAAGATGCGCTGTGCAACGGAGATGCAAACGGCAGCATTGATTTGACGATAACGGGCACCCAGGGCAGTGTATCCATTTTATGGAATGACAGCGCGACAACCGAAGACCGGACAGGCTTGGTGGCAGGCACATACAGTGTAACCGTCACGGATGAAGGAGAATGTACCGCCACAATCAGTGTAACGGTGGACGAACCGGAAGTGTTGAACATGACAGGAACGGTGACGAATGTAACGATCACGAACGGCAGCGACGGCACGATAGACGTAAGTGTCACCGGCGGCACGACCCCGTACAGTTATCTCTGGAGCGATGGCGCAACCACGCAAGACCGGACAGGACTGACGGCGGGCACGTACTCAGTAACGGTAACGGACGCGAATGACTGTGCAGACGAAGCGAGCTTCACCCTGACAGAGCCCCCCTGCGGCATTGTGCTGAACATCAGTGCGGAAGATGCACTGTGCAACGGAGATGCGAACGGCAGTATTGATTTGACAATAACAGGCACCCAAGGAGCGGTGAGTATCCTGTGGAACGATGGCGCGACAACCGAAGACCGGACAGGTTTAACGGCAGGCACGTACAGTGTAACTGTCACGGATGAAGGAGAATGTACCGCCACGATCAGTGTAACGGTGGACGAACCGGAAGTGTTGAGCATGACAGGAACGGTGACGAATGTAACGATCACGAACGGCAGCAACGGTACCATCAACGTAACGGTAACAGGTGGTACCTTGCCCTACAGCTATATCTGGAGCGATGGGGCTGTCAGTCAGGATAGAATTGGCTTACCGGCAGGCACGTACAGCGTAACGGTAACGGACGCGAACGGTTGTACAGACGAAGCGAGCTTCACCTTGACAGAGCCTGGTTGCGAGTTACTTGATGCAGGGATAGTTGTGGTTTGTAACGATAATGGAACTACATATACACAAACTGATGATTATTTTAATGTTCTGATTCATCCAACAGGTAATGGATTAAGCAATACATACTCTGTTTCGGGAGATATAACAGCAAACAATATTTCCTACGGAGTTCCTTATCAGGTAAGCTTAAATTATTTGATCACAGGAGGAAATTTAATCATCACCATCACAGATGACATCTCTAATAGTTGTCAACTCCTTGATGTACCGGTTATTGCTCCCGGACCTTGTTCAAATTGTCCGGTTCAGATTTGTGTTCCGGTTTCTGTAACCAAAAATTAG
- a CDS encoding SprB repeat-containing protein — protein sequence MDEPEVLSMTGTVTNVTITNGNDGTINVSVTGGTTPYSYIWSDGATTQDRTGLTAGTYSVTVTDANDCADEASFTLTEPPCGIVLNISAEDALCNGDANGSIDLTITGTQGAVSILWNDGATTEDRTGLTAGTYSVTVTDEGECTATISVTVDEPEVLSMTGTVTNVTITNGNDGTINVSVTGGTTPYSYLWSDGATTQDRTGLVAGTYSVTVTDANDCADEASFTLTEPPCGIVLNISAEDALCNGDANGSIDLTITGTQGAVSILWNDGATTEDRTGWVTGSYSVSVTDEGECTATISVTVDEPEVLNMTGTVTNVTITNGNDGTINVSVTGGTTPYSYIWSDGATTQDRTGLPAGTYSVTVTDANDCADEASFTLTEPPCGIVLNISAEDALCNGDANGSIDLTITGTQGSVSILWNDGATTEDRTGLVAGTYSVTVTDEGECTATISVTVDEPEVLSMTGTVTNVTITNGNDGTIDVSVTGGTTPYSYLWSDGATTQDRTGLTAGTYSVTVTDANDCADEASFTLTEPPCGIVLNISAEDALCNGDANGSINLTITGTQGAVSILWNDGATSEDRTGLSAGTYSVTVLDEGECTATISVTVDEPEVLSMTGTVTNVTITNGNDGTINVSVTGGTTPYSYLWSDGATTQDRTGLPAGTYSVTVTDANDCADEASFTLTEPPCGIVLNISAEDALCNGDANGSIDLTITGTQGSVSILWNDGATTEDRTGLSAGTYSVTVTDEGECTATISVTVDEPEVLSMTGTVTNVTITNGSDGTINVSVTGGTTPYSYLWSDGATTQDRTGLTAGTYSVTVTDANDCADEASFTLTEPPCGIVLNISAEDALCNGDANGSIDLTITGTQGAVSILWNDGATTEDRTGLTAGMYSVTVTDEGECTATISVTVDEPEVLNMTGTVTNVTITNGNDGTINVSVTGGTTPYSYLWSDGATTQDRTGLPAGTYSVTVTDANDCADEASFTLTEPPCGIVLNISAEDALCNGDANGSIDLTITGTQGAVSILWNDGATTEDRTGLTAGTYSVTVTDEGECTATISVTVDEPEVLSMTGTVTNVTITNGSDGTINVSVTGGTTPYSYLWSDGATTQDRTGLTAGTYSVTVTDANDCADEASFTLTEPPCGIVLNISAEDALCNGDANGSIDLTITGTQGAVSILWNDGATTEDRTGLVAGTYSVTVTDEGECTATISVTVDEPEVLSMTGTVTNVTITNGNDGTINVSVTGGTTPYSYLWSDGATTQDRTGLTAGTYSVTVTDANDCADEASFTLTEPPCGIVLNISAEDALCNGDVNGSIDLTITGTQGSVSILWNDGATTEDRTGLVAGTYSVTVTDEGECTATISVTVDEPEVLSMTGTVTNVTITNGNDGTINVSVTGGTTPYSYLWSDGATTQDRTGLVAGTYSVTVTDANDCADEASFTLTEPPCGIVLNISAEDALCNGDANGSIDLTITGTQGAVSILWNDGATTEDRTGLVAGTYSVTVTDEGECTATISVTVDEPEVLNMTGTVTNVTITNGNDGTINVSVTGGTTPYSYIWSDGATTQDRTGLPAGTYSVTVTDANDCADEASFTLTEPPCGIVLNISAEDALCNGDANGALI from the coding sequence GTGGACGAACCGGAAGTGTTGAGCATGACAGGAACAGTGACGAATGTAACGATCACCAACGGTAACGACGGCACGATCAACGTAAGTGTCACCGGTGGCACCACCCCGTACAGTTATATCTGGAGCGATGGAGCAACCACGCAAGACCGGACAGGACTGACTGCGGGCACCTACTCAGTAACGGTAACGGACGCAAACGACTGTGCAGACGAAGCGAGCTTCACCCTGACAGAGCCTCCGTGCGGCATCGTGCTGAACATCAGTGCGGAAGATGCCTTGTGCAACGGAGATGCGAACGGCAGTATTGATTTGACGATAACAGGCACCCAGGGAGCGGTGAGTATCTTGTGGAATGACGGCGCAACGACCGAAGACCGGACAGGCTTAACGGCAGGCACGTACAGTGTAACCGTCACGGATGAAGGAGAATGTACCGCCACAATCAGTGTAACGGTGGACGAACCTGAAGTGTTGAGCATGACAGGAACGGTGACGAATGTAACGATCACCAACGGCAACGACGGCACGATCAACGTAAGTGTAACCGGTGGCACGACCCCGTACAGTTATCTCTGGAGCGATGGCGCAACCACGCAAGACCGGACAGGCTTGGTGGCAGGCACGTACTCAGTAACCGTCACGGATGCGAACGACTGTGCAGACGAAGCGAGCTTCACCCTGACAGAGCCTCCCTGCGGCATTGTGCTGAACATCAGTGCGGAAGATGCGCTGTGCAACGGAGATGCGAACGGCAGTATTGATTTGACGATAACAGGCACCCAGGGAGCGGTGAGTATCCTGTGGAACGACGGAGCGACGACCGAAGATCGGACAGGTTGGGTGACAGGCTCGTACAGTGTATCCGTCACGGATGAAGGAGAATGTACCGCCACAATCAGCGTAACGGTGGACGAACCGGAAGTATTGAATATGACAGGAACAGTGACGAATGTAACGATCACCAACGGAAACGACGGCACGATCAACGTAAGTGTAACCGGTGGCACGACCCCGTACAGTTATATCTGGAGCGATGGAGCAACCACGCAAGACCGGACAGGCTTACCGGCGGGAACTTATAGTGTTACTGTAACAGATGCAAACGACTGTGCAGACGAAGCGAGCTTCACCCTGACAGAGCCTCCCTGCGGCATTGTGCTGAACATCAGTGCGGAAGATGCCTTGTGCAACGGAGATGCGAACGGCAGCATTGATTTGACAATAACAGGCACCCAGGGCAGTGTATCCATTTTATGGAATGACGGCGCGACAACCGAAGACCGGACAGGCTTGGTGGCAGGCACGTACAGTGTAACTGTCACCGATGAAGGAGAATGTACCGCCACAATCAGTGTAACGGTGGACGAACCTGAAGTGTTGAGCATGACAGGAACGGTGACGAATGTAACGATCACCAACGGCAACGACGGCACGATAGACGTAAGTGTCACCGGCGGCACGACCCCGTACAGTTATCTCTGGAGCGATGGAGCAACCACGCAAGACCGGACAGGACTGACTGCGGGCACCTATTCAGTAACGGTAACGGATGCAAACGACTGTGCAGACGAAGCGAGCTTCACCCTGACAGAGCCTCCCTGCGGCATTGTGCTGAACATCAGTGCGGAAGATGCACTGTGCAACGGAGATGCGAACGGCAGCATTAATTTGACAATAACAGGCACCCAGGGAGCAGTGAGTATCCTGTGGAATGACGGTGCGACGTCCGAAGACAGAACCGGGTTATCAGCAGGCACATACAGTGTAACTGTCCTGGATGAAGGAGAATGTACCGCCACGATCAGCGTAACGGTGGACGAACCGGAAGTGTTGAGCATGACAGGAACGGTGACGAATGTAACGATCACGAACGGCAACGACGGCACGATCAACGTAAGTGTCACCGGTGGCACCACCCCGTACAGTTATCTCTGGAGCGATGGAGCAACCACACAAGACCGGACAGGCTTACCGGCGGGCACGTACTCAGTAACGGTAACGGATGCCAACGACTGTGCAGACGAAGCGAGCTTCACCCTGACAGAGCCTCCGTGCGGCATCGTGCTGAACATCAGTGCGGAAGATGCACTGTGCAACGGAGATGCAAACGGCAGCATTGATTTGACGATAACGGGCACCCAGGGCAGTGTATCCATTTTATGGAATGACGGCGCAACGACCGAAGACAGAACCGGGTTATCAGCAGGCACATACAGTGTAACCGTCACGGATGAAGGAGAATGTACCGCCACGATCAGTGTAACAGTGGACGAACCGGAAGTGTTGAGCATGACAGGAACGGTGACGAATGTAACGATCACCAACGGCAGCGACGGCACGATCAACGTAAGTGTCACAGGCGGCACGACCCCGTACAGTTATCTCTGGAGCGATGGAGCAACCACGCAAGACCGGACCGGACTGACTGCGGGCACCTATTCAGTAACGGTAACGGATGCGAACGACTGTGCAGACGAAGCGAGCTTCACCCTGACAGAGCCTCCCTGCGGCATCGTGCTGAATATCAGTGCGGAAGATGCACTGTGCAACGGAGATGCGAACGGCAGTATTGATTTGACGATAACAGGCACCCAGGGAGCGGTGAGTATCCTGTGGAACGACGGAGCGACAACCGAAGACCGGACAGGTTTAACGGCAGGCATGTACAGTGTAACTGTCACGGATGAAGGAGAATGTACCGCCACGATCAGTGTAACGGTGGACGAACCGGAAGTGTTGAACATGACAGGAACGGTGACGAATGTAACGATCACGAACGGCAACGACGGCACGATCAACGTAAGTGTCACCGGAGGCACGACCCCGTACAGTTATTTATGGAGCGATGGCGCAACCACGCAAGACCGGACAGGCTTACCGGCGGGCACTTACTCAGTAACCGTCACGGACGCGAACGACTGTGCAGATGAAGCGAGCTTCACCCTGACAGAGCCTCCGTGCGGCATCGTGCTGAACATCAGTGCGGAAGATGCGCTGTGCAACGGAGATGCAAACGGCAGCATTGATTTGACAATAACAGGCACCCAGGGAGCAGTGAGTATCCTGTGGAATGACGGCGCGACAACCGAAGACCGGACAGGTTTAACGGCAGGCACGTACAGTGTAACCGTCACGGATGAAGGAGAATGTACCGCCACAATCAGTGTAACGGTGGATGAACCGGAAGTGTTGAGCATGACGGGAACGGTGACGAATGTAACGATCACCAACGGCAGCGACGGCACGATCAACGTAAGTGTCACCGGTGGCACGACCCCGTACAGTTATCTCTGGAGCGATGGCGCAACCACGCAAGACCGGACAGGATTGACGGCGGGCACGTACTCAGTAACGGTAACGGATGCTAACGACTGTGCAGACGAAGCGAGCTTCACCCTGACAGAACCTCCGTGCGGCATTGTGCTGAACATCAGTGCGGAAGATGCGCTGTGCAACGGAGATGCGAACGGCAGTATTGATTTGACGATAACAGGCACCCAGGGAGCGGTGAGCATTTTGTGGAATGACGGCGCAACAACCGAAGACCGGACAGGCTTGGTGGCAGGCACGTACAGTGTAACTGTCACCGATGAAGGAGAATGTACCGCCACGATCAGTGTAACGGTAGACGAACCTGAAGTGTTGAGCATGACAGGAACGGTGACGAATGTAACGATCACCAACGGCAACGACGGCACGATCAACGTAAGTGTCACCGGTGGCACGACCCCGTACAGTTATCTCTGGAGCGATGGCGCAACCACGCAAGACCGGACAGGACTGACTGCGGGCACCTATTCAGTAACGGTAACGGATGCAAACGACTGTGCAGACGAAGCGAGCTTCACCCTGACAGAACCTCCGTGCGGCATTGTGCTGAACATCAGTGCGGAAGATGCACTGTGCAATGGAGATGTGAACGGCAGTATTGATTTGACGATAACAGGCACTCAGGGCAGTGTATCCATTTTATGGAATGACGGCGCGACAACCGAAGACCGGACAGGCTTGGTGGCAGGCACGTACAGTGTAACTGTCACCGATGAAGGAGAATGTACCGCCACAATCAGTGTAACGGTGGACGAACCTGAAGTGTTGAGCATGACAGGAACGGTGACGAATGTAACGATCACCAACGGCAACGACGGCACGATCAACGTAAGTGTAACCGGTGGCACGACCCCGTACAGTTATCTCTGGAGCGATGGCGCAACCACGCAAGACCGGACAGGCTTGGTGGCAGGCACGTACTCAGTAACCGTCACGGATGCGAACGACTGTGCAGACGAAGCGAGCTTCACCCTGACAGAGCCTCCCTGCGGCATTGTGCTGAACATCAGTGCGGAAGATGCGCTGTGCAACGGAGATGCGAACGGCAGTATTGATTTGACGATAACAGGCACCCAGGGAGCGGTGAGTATCCTGTGGAACGACGGAGCGACGACCGAAGACCGGACAGGCTTGGTGGCAGGCACGTACAGTGTAACCGTCACGGATGAAGGAGAATGTACCGCCACAATCAGCGTAACGGTGGACGAACCGGAAGTATTGAATATGACAGGAACAGTGACGAATGTAACGATCACCAACGGAAACGACGGCACGATCAACGTAAGTGTAACCGGTGGCACGACCCCGTACAGTTATATCTGGAGCGATGGAGCAACCACGCAAGACCGGACAGGCTTACCGGCGGGAACTTATAGTGTTACTGTAACAGATGCAAACGACTGTGCAGACGAAGCGAGCTTCACCCTGACAGAGCCTCCCTGCGGCATTGTGCTGAACATCAGTGCGGAAGATGCCTTGTGCAACGGAGATGCGAACGGCGCATTGATTTGA